The stretch of DNA GATGgcgcgcgtctgtctccgtggaTCGCGGGGcgaggtgtctccgcacaaagaatgcatgcgcttgggggggggggggggctgaTTTTTTTTTTGAGCCGTGGCAACTGGGAGGGGCTACGACCTCCCTGACAGTTTCCGACGTGCACAGGCCGGAAGCTTCTCATGCGACGCGAGGGCTTCTGCCCACAAGCTGAACTTCACGTGCCTGCTTGTCTTGCACACGTATATCTCTATGTATGACTATCTCTCTACAGCTATCTCTTTACagctatctatctatctatatctatctctctacatatctctatatataatatatatgcGCTTCCTTTTGGAGTCCAACACTGGGTCGCGGAAGAGCGTTCTGCAGCGGGCGCATCTGAGGCAATTTTTCGGTAATGAAGTCTGATGCCGATTGGGGCTTGCCTCACCACACATCCAGTTCGATGAAGATTTTCGCACCGACAAAAACACCACTAAAACGAAAAGGCGCCCAAGCATGTAAACACACATCTGCCTGTATGTACATTAAtatgcacagagagacataACTCTGAATGTACAGAACCACACCTTGTCTTTCTGGTGCGTTCGCTCAGGTTTCGGCGTCTTGAGCAGCAACGTGCGCCACGAGTGTGACGCAGCGTTTGCTCTCCTAAAAGACCACCTGGAAGATTCCGCCGAGGGTGGCCGCAGTGCGCCGTGCCAGAAAGTCGGGGCGGTTGTCGGCCTCGgctgcgcgcatgcaggcacgaAGCGCGAAGATGTCATGGAGGCTGTCACGGTCGTGATTGTAAGTCTGTTTCCTGGGCACCCGGCTTGTCTCCCGAACTTCCTGGCTTCGCGTGGGCGCTCCGTTTTCACACTCTCCGCTGTCCCTGAATCTTCTTGTCGACGTCGGTGGCGATGTCCGTATATCTGCTTGCATATTTCTGCCCCACTTTCTTTGCATAGTTGCATGCGGATCCTCCGGTCTACCTGTCCATTTATCTGCGAACAAACGCAGAGCGGATACCGAGGAACGCCAGCGTCTCCATCGTTCGGCTTATAGACGGATGTATTTTTTCCTCAGGTCGATAGTTCCCTGCCTGTCGAGtgcagcgccttcgcggctgtctcgctcggcctcgtcttcgtcggcaGCTGCAACcaggaagcggcggaggcaaTTCTCACGACGCTCATTGACCGCTCGTCTGTCGAGAGTGAGCCACGCGCTGTGCAGTCCGCTTTCACGACTCGAGCTCGAGACGTTGCGACACGAAAAAACGTGCACAAACCTGCCACGACATACCCGACAGACTGTTGCCGAGACAATTCTCAGGGATACCCACCACCctcatgtatacatatatatatatatatatatatgtatatataaatatatatatgttcagTAATATATATAGTATATGTGTAGGTATCGGATGAAAATTTGAAGATATGGATAACCTGATTTTGTAGGTATGCGGGTCTGAAGCTCGTTGTGTGTCAGTCTGGTGGGCGTACGCGTGTGGGGTGTGTgttctttccgttctttcgagcgtttcctgtctcctgtttttttgcGCTCCAttcgcgggtgtctcctgtgtgtCCCCTGGCACGTGCGCGCTCTCAGAGGGACTGGATTCGCCGCTGTGCTGCTACTTTGCGCTGGGTTtgggtcttctctttctcggcgcCCGAGAGGCCTGCGAGCCGACGCTGACTGCCCTGGAGGCGCTGGCctctgcggcgccggcgtcggAGCCTCAGCAGCTGCGGGCGTGTCTCCTGGCCGCCTACGCCCAACGGACGGTCGAGGGCCTCGCCTACGCCGGCAGCGGAGACGTTTTGAAGGCCCAGAAATTCTTGAGCGTCtgcagcgagacgcgcgacaaGCAGTACTGGAGCGCTCTGCTCGGTccaaagacgggagaggagggagagggcgagaaggaagagaaggacaaagcgacgaaggagaccgacgcagcggcggcgcagagccGAAACCCCGAAGGGtccgcagaagacgacgatgaagaagatgGCCGCAAATTAGACCAAGCTGTCGCTGTCATGAATCTggcgctcctcgccttcgccgaaGATGTCGGCGCCGAAATGAGTCTCCGCATGTTGGTAAGGCACCTGTCCTAGCTACAAACATCTACCTATATGCGGAAACATATTTGGAAATGCAGGTATACTGCCCGGCTTGATGTTAAAAATCAACTTCTAGACCGACGGTCATCATGTGATGTGCCCACCACACTAGGGAACCTAGGATAGAGATGCAACCCATTGCTATCGAATATAACGGTATGCTCCTGAATGTAACGGTACAAGCTGTAAACAAAGGACTCCCATGCATAGGTATGTACGTAGATGCCTGTAGGGAAGGGGGATGGGAATGGTCTTTGTCTCCTAGACATTTTTCGTTCTCATCGTAAGGCTTTTTCTGAGctcggcttcctctctgttaGGTTTTCGATTCGTCCCCCTTTCCGCATTCTGCTCCCTTTTGTCCTGGTCTTCTTTGGCGACGCCGCCCCCCGTTCTGTCCGTGTCTCCGACTCCTCCccgctcttcgtcctttcccgtctcgtcttccggggtctctgtctctcatcTCGTGCTTcatctcctctcgtctttcttttcttctcgtctttcttctcgcttgctgTGGCCCAccgctcgcgtctttcctcttcttttcggcGGCCTTCTAGGATCATCTGCTCCAGTACGCGGACTTGCCTCAACGCCGGGctgtgcctctcgctctcgcgctccactcgccttctcgcgccaAGCAGGGAATCATCGACACACTCTCGAAGCTGTCCCACGACGTCGATGCGGAGGTGGCCCTCAACGCAATCTTTGCCATGGGCGTTGTCGGCGCAGGTAAACcgcacgagaagaaacggcaagaaagggagaagaacagagactCTTGGACCTCACTTGGAATGCATCCATTCACAGGCTTCGGCTCAGCAGCCAAAAAACAGGGGCGGTTGAAGAGATCGGCGCTCTCcacgctgtctctccgcgggtgcatgcatcttttTGGTGCTCGTTTTCGCTCCAAGGCTGGGAAGCggagggaaaacgcacggaaagggagacgagaacacTCTCGAGAGAAGTGCAAGTCGTCTCTGATGCGAGGTTTTTCACGCGGTttgcgcgcgcgtctcgccttcgatAGAGAGAGTCGGAGCAAACCGCGAGGGGTTGTCCTAGgatgagagaagaaacagcagcAGCTTTTGCCTGCCGATGCCGGCTCGAAACGTCCATTCCGGGCCGTGAGAAATCGCTGGCGAGGGCACCCGCACACTTAACAGTTAGAGCAGAGCGTTCTTCTcagtttccctcttctccgcatGTTTCCcttatatgtgtatgtgtgcgtATATCTGTTTCGTTGCATGGACGTGTCGATGCGTTTCGACGCTTTTGTTTTGCTCAGGCACAAACAACGCGCGCATCGCTGGCCTTCTCCGCTCGCTTGCTTCCTTCTACGGGAGAGATGGAAACGCCCTCTTCGTGGTAGGTCTTTCTGTGCACGGCAAATCTGCAGATCCGCAGGTCACTttctccagagacaggagaatcGGCCTCGCTTTttgcttttcccgtctctcccttaCTTCTGTgtcgcggccttctcgcgacTCGGTGTGTGCACACCGGTCGTTATCTGTTTCCtggctttttctcgcctcccagagtctctgtcgcctctgctGAGTTTCGCTCTGGACATACACCGGAACCGGAGGAAcctctgcttcgcccctctcttGACTGCTCGaccttgttctctccgttcgccgCTGAGCGTCTCCCGTTCTGTGCGTCTGCGCGCGCCATTCAGATTCGGCTCGCCCAAGGCCTTCTCTACATGGGAAAAGGCCTCCTGACCATCAATCCTGTCCACTCGGACAGATTCCTCGTCAACAATGTTGccctcggctgtctctgcgtcatCATGCACACTTGCCTCCACATGCGCACGACCATTCTCGGGTGAGAAGAACTGCCCCGCGCCGCTTTTTGCAGAAACCCGTCACTGCCAACATAACCAGAGAACTCAGCTTCGCCCAGAAGACACACACCCACACACAACGGTGCCAGGACGCACATTTTCAATCCTACAgaaaatatatatatatatatatatgtatgtatatatgtagactTGCAAAAGTATGTGCGTCTCACAGTCTATGCTGATCTAGGTCTATGCCTGTCtgggtgtatatacataggTGCATAGATACATAGctgtctatctatatatggatagatagGTACACGTATAAATTCGATGTATgggcatgtgtgtgtgtgtttgtgtgtgtgtttgtgtgtgtgtttgtgtgtggtTGTGGTTGCGCGTGTTTTTTCAGGAAGTACCACTATCTTTTGTATTACCTCTTCCCGGCGATGCAGCCGCGCATGCTGTTCACTGTTGCACCGATGAGTCAGTTGCCCCAAGCCCCGTCGAGCTCCACGGAGggcgcgtcggcgtctcctgaggagacaggcggggCGGCAGGCACAAGTGGGACTCCAGAGGCACCGGAAGAGGCGatgggcgaggagaaagaagtgGATTTGTCTGAGGAGGAGCTGAGGATGgcgtgcctctctgcgaGGGTCGGAGAGGCCGTAGACATCGTCGGACAGGTTgggagacagccgaaaaCCATCACAGCTTTCCAGACGCATACGACTCCAGTTCTGCTAAGCTACAGCGAACGCGCGGAACTCGCGACTGACGAGTGTAAGTCCCCTCGacaggagcgaggcgggaggcagaggaacggcactttggttttttcgtgttttcccgtcttccccgtcaGGCTGGTTGCTGACGCTGTCTTTGAGTTGCGCGCGTTGCTCCTTTCTCtagaaacggcgagagaagaatgctttgaggcgtctccgtttcgtttgCATTCAGATGTGCCGTTGGCGAAGGTCCTCGAGGGCGTGGTCATCGTGAAGAAGAATCCCGACTTCAAGCCTGCGAAGACAGCCTGAGAGATGTGCAGAAAACAGCAAACAGGgagtgagagagacggaggagaaagcgagaagagcgggaagacAAATCcaacagaaaagggagaggagaggggagagccAGAGCCTCGATACACTGAGGAAGGGGCTAGACGCAGgtggagaggccgagaatgaaagcaaaaggagagagaggacgatacggcggaagagagagaggtagatCAAAGAAAACTGCGAGACTGCTGGCGAAAGCAGGAGAATGACCAGAGCGGTGTAGAtacggcagagaggcgggatAGTTCGAAATGAGACCGGTACAGCAACCAGAAAAGGAAGCCGGtagagagaacacgaaacgatgaaaagggaaagagtgGAGGGTGTgatgcgagagacagaatgTCGGGACAAGGAAACCGGGAGTGGAGAGAGCAAAAGTCGACAGTTTCTGACCCTTCTGTTCCCTGTGAAACTGGTCTCTCCAAAGGATTCATGCAGTCCTTGGTTCAGTCGTGTTTTCTCACACGTAGACGTGCTTGATTCAttttttgttctctcccgttgAGCGCGTTGCTCCCGATTTCGTATGTGTCCCTTTTTGGTTCTGAAGGAGAAATGCGAGATGCGCAGGAAGACGTGTGTGGAGAGcgggtgtctagacacccgAACTCGAAACGAGAGGCATGCGCTCCAGTCTCGTGAAGCCTCGTTTTTTGAATGTTCTACGCCATGAAGCCGCGGAGATGCCGCTAAGTGGAGAGGGACTCGTGTCCACTCTTCATTTCCGTCAGACAAAGCGAAGTACTGgtgctttttcttcgttccAAAAACCGCCAAACCACAGAACAAaggccacacacacacacgaaccACTACAGGGAACGCCTCGAGAAGCAAGGTGTTGCGTGACGGCTTCCTCGGCGGCTTTGATTCTTCCACTTTCTAGGCGAACATACATTTTTCCGTAGGACATCGCACTGCCTGCAACTTCTAACGAATCCGAAGCGCGTATGACCCTATCTGAACAGAACACTGATGCCGTAAGTCTCAGTGGAAATTCTGTGGGTGTACACTATCTCGCACTGCTCGGTGCTctgccgtctttcctctccaccaGTTTTAAAAATGACTCTCTTTAGCCGACTGCGACATCCTCTCTCTAAAGGTAGCGACGTGATTTAGAGTTCCATTCGGGTGTCGTTACAATTGAAACAGCTTGAAAGGAATCGCGATGAATTTCGAAGTCCGCAAAAAGTATGGAAAAGGGAGCAGTGCTCTGGCCACCGTCTTGCTCACTGCATATCACCCGTTCGAGTGACATTTGTTCCAGGTTTGCGTGACGGTCCCGGTTACCAGGTTCTTTCTTTAAGCAAACATATCGGCACAGAAACGGGATTTTTTGACGGCTTTGCCTCCTTGAGTAAGAACCGCGTTCCACAAAGGTCTTCAACAAAGGATTCTGACAGCGAAGACAGGGAACTTAGGAATGGAATGACGAGCTCCTCTCGCAGAAAACAGGTTTCTGTGTGTGAATAACCTGTACACGTGCAAACGCAGTATGCGATTGCAAGAACATCCGAGATGGGCCCACGCATAGCTACATACTTGCTGTTGGGGGGTTTTGTAgatttctgttttttctttgaGTCTAGGACGGGCGGAAGGGAAATCTACGCGCTCTGCCGGGTGTATCGGCATGTCTCTTCCAGGAAACATTCTCCACGTAGAGGCATCCGCTGAAAAACCCgccacagagaaaggcgatcTTGTCGAGCTCAGCACTGACGGGgcgccttcccctttcctttGGAAACTCTTGTCTCACTAGGAGGCCGAGTCGATCAATCTCCTCACGTCAGCCACGCAAGCACAGCGAAATCTCTCAACCATCTCAACACATATGGCGTGTCGCTCTCCCTGTTTTGCAGCTGCCTCGGCCACCGTTTCGTCCCTGCTTGGCGTCACATTGGTTTGCAAAtctttctccccgttttcACCGCGCACGCTGCGATCGAGGCGCCTTCGACATTCTGAGACAATTGGGTGCAAACAATAGAAAGCGAATGACGGATATCCCGTCTGACGTCACACTTTCTGTCCTCACTTGTTTGCAGAGGTTACAGAATCCTGGGTATGCAACGTGTCTGCACTGCTTTCCCCCCATCACTTCCATACACGTAAAAGACGCGCatcaaatatatatatatatatatgcatatatgcatggtATTTTGCCCACAGGTTGACCACTAAGTATCCCTCTCGGGAGCCTGTGCCCCGAGCTAGATGCACGGAGGCGGAACATTACTAGATTCAGAAccatgtgtgcatatatatatatatatgtacatataacTCTGTAGAATTAtttttgcttttctgtgTATGCCTACTCGTATGTATGAAAACTTCAAATAGACACAGAATGTGATGCATGCTTGTACGATCGTCCTCCGCATTCACTCTCAAGCTACCGAGGGGATACAGAACGAAGAACTTTCGGCTCACCTTCCAGATATTCTGCCTTCCGTTTAACCCATTCTTTGACCGGGAGTGCGTTTCCGCCTGCACGCATCACGGATGCGGTGTGGAAACCCATCACACAGCCAAATGTGTGTTGAATTGTCTCGAAGCCTGTGCACATCTatccgttttctcctgtaTACCTGTCTCCCGTACTTGCATGTGTGTCGAGTGCGGTCTCTGTTTCGAGCAGGTGTGACCTGGAgttttctcgcgtcctttTATTTCTTGGGTTGAGCATGCATTTACCTTTCTTGTTCCTGTCCGAGCACGCTGTGATCATGCTGTGGAGAAGCCGCCGCAGCGCGAGGTCGAGGGCGGCCAAGATTTCCCCGCGCCAGGCTTTGCCTTCTTtgtccttgttcttctcgccttcctcggcgtctcgcaGCCCGCATGCGGGTCGCCAGCAGCCACCGTCTCGAAAGGCACTGGCGAAGACATCCGCCTGAAGAACCAGCCACcaaaagacggagaaaacagaaacgcagcAGTCGACTTCAGACGCTTCTCCATTCGAAAAAGACGTCCATCGAACATTTATCTACATAGCCCGGGTTAGACATCCGCATTTAacttcatatatatagatacaactagatctatatatatatatatatatatatatatatgcaagtTTACATACAcattaatatatatatatatatatatatatacatatatacatatatatacatatatatatatattgtatatataaatatatgcatgcaaaaggAGAGGGCATATGCGCGTGCACGGGGAGAGATTGATAGGTGTGACACACGTGTGTTCTCTGTAAAGTGAGCACCTCTTGACATGTGTACACGACAGAGCGACTTTCGCAAGAAAGGATGCAGGGAAGGGAACGGTTTGCACACAGGCACACCCGAGCACAAGACTATCGCCTAGTGTATACTGTGAGAAAACACGCGACACCTTCTCCTCAAAGGaatacatatgcatacatagaAAAGGGTGAATAGGTAAGCAAGTAGGCAGGTGGACAGCTAGATGGCTAGgtagaaagaaagggagatagatagacagagagatagacagaaagagagatagGGCGATAGGGGAGATGGAGAGATAGACGTAGACGTATCCAGGCATTGCGAGAAGAATGCATCATGGCCTTTTTGGATCAGcaagtggagagacgagatgtacagatgcatgcatgtgagCCCCGAGAGTTTCTCGCGAGTCttgggagacgagagaggcagagcaAACGCAGACAAAGGAACACAGGGAGACGCTCGGGACGAGAAGCATAGAATCGTGGGCGGATACTGTCAGAACTCACGCAAATTTCAACTGGAGGTACTCGGGCTTGATCCTCCCTGAGAAGAAGCCTCCAAGAGTGGCGACACGCCAGTCGCTCCCATTTCCTTGGGccctctttctgcttctttccccccttcttcctgttcttccctgcactcttctctccactcaGCCCGCTTTCTTCAGAAGATGCACATGCGTCACAAACCATCACGCAAaatgaagagacagaagaatcTTGCCGCGACGAACTGAACGTCGGCGTTGAcccacagagagaacaagagaaagacacagcggaaggagacacagaggaaggagacacagcagaaggagaggcatTTGTGGATGAAGGGTGGTCTTCATCCAGTGGCGGCGACGCTGTCATGTCCTGGCTGCTGATCTGGCCTTGTTCGTTTCCGTCGTTTATCTTcggttcgtcttccttcatgctcgtttcttctttgaTGCGCTCGCTGGGCGACGCTCTTTCGCGAGTACCCGCAGCATCTCTACCGAGGTCTCGCTGACGGCAAAAACTTTCGTAATGTCGAAGAAGCACCTGGCGCGGCGGGGGCGCAGCCGCATGTTCGTTTCCGTTCTCTGTCCGTCGGTCGTCTTTgctttgttttctttcgagcgtcttttctcgttcaGCTTTCGCGCACAGTTCCAGTCGCCCCTTCTGAACTGCGCGAGACCCCGCTGCTGTCCGACCGCCTTCGCTCGCTGCGTCGGtgtcgctcgcttctttcgctttcgtTCTCGTCTGGGCCTTTtgctctctgccgcgcgcaGGCTCGCCTTTGTCCGAATACCTGGCAGACGCAAAACGGAGCGCGTTCCGTCCCAGGCAGTGGTGGAGAGGAACGTCGAGATACACCTGGTGGAAGGCGCAGCGGTCTGAGAAACGCATCAGCAAGGAAAAActctcgcgttctgccgCCGAGAACTATAACCACGGCAAACGCGTGAGAAACACAAACGCGCAACAGCAAAGTAAAGCGAATACATGTGTAGATGAGGGggagacgtggagagagactggaCTGACGGCCCCGCAGAGatacacgcacacgcacagagagatagATGGCGGCAGTGGAAACCGGGCCGATGCGTGCACGACGTTAAAACTATCACGCAGTCACGTATATAATTATATTTGGCTAGAGAAGAACAAGTAGGCAGCAACTGAGGCACACGCACATCCGCAGTTCTTCACCGAGTCATGTGCAAACCGTGGCATTTCGTGGATCCAGAAAGTGGGCCCCGACGAAGGGACAGGTGCGGCGACACCTCAAGAGAAGAGTGGACGCGAGGCGTACATTGCGAAGCAAGACGGAACAACTTTTTCCTCATGGAGGTGAGATGCATGGTGTCGTCCACGAGCAAAACaagcaagggagaagaggcaactGCGTCCAAGGCAGAAGGGGGCGAAGCGGCGCAGGGAGACTCAAGGGAAGATGCGCGATGATGGGCATTGCCCCGCgactcctcgcttcttttgcTCCCACCCAAGGCGTTACCCGTCACTTCCTCAAACCTCAGTGAGGAAGCTGCTGCTGCTAATGAGACCCCagcttctgccttcttctgtgGTGGTCCTCGAtggccttcgtctctctccttcagatccctccgctcgcgccgctcccCCCATGTatctcctcgttctccctcttcttctctttcttctcctttgtttccgttcagttcttctccttcctctcctttttcctctcgctcttctctttcttcttcacaaGCAGCCTGCCGTTTATACCACACCTCACGACGCTCCAGAATGTCTCGGATGCGGACGTGGGCGACCTGCCGAGCTCGCTTCCATGTTCCGGGGTCAAAGCAGGAAatgtctctgtccctttcctgctcttccGTCAGCGTCTCGTTGCAAGTTTCCTTGACATATGCATGCTCGACGGCCCGCTTAGACGGTTCTCCGCTGGAAAGGTCAAGAGACGCGGATCTCCTCTCTGGAAAACGCCTGCGTCTGTTGccgtctctttgttctccgCGACCGTCTCCCTGAGTcacgaagaaggaacgcaggggaggagaagaaggagatggagaggaagaagagagaggtggggaggaagaagatggagaggagtggggggaggaaggcgcggaagacgaagcagggaACGAAGATGAAATGTGTggtgaggaagaggagggggaAGCATCCGAGCAAACGGCTACACACGAAAACGAACCGGACGGGACGTGTTCAGaactttcttctcgttttgctTCGACGGGACCCTGCGGCCGCTGGACGCTTTtcgcctgcgcatgcagcacgTCCTGCTCGATGGCGTCGAAGCAGATGTGATGAATGGTTACGTGGCGCCGACACAGATGCCTTACGGCGCCTTCAGGATTTCCTTCGATCCCAAAACAACAAGCGTCGTtgaaggagcgagagaggttTTCTGCGAACTGAGGAGATGTTGAGAGAGCCCTACACAGGGTGGTCTTCCCTGACGCCGGCAGGCCGTACACCACAATCAGCATGCAGCTTGTCCTCCGGccggaagggagaaagggagacaagcCTCTCATTCTTGAAGAGAGGTGCGGGCCAGGGATCTATTCagccggagagacagtggacaTGAAGAACGCAAAAACATCTATGTGCAAACATACTGTACACAGATGCTCAAACACTTGCTATCTATGCATATGTTCGTGCGTTGACAGTTGTCGTGAGACGTGCGGATATGTTGAAGAAGACATGCACACGTACACAGAGTTATGGATGATTTTACAGAGGCACATATGCGTAGGCAGGGATACTTGTGCAGCTCTGTCGATGGACAGCTTGAGATGTACACGCACTGCAGGGGGGACACGGCGACGCATATATCCTTCGTTTGGAAGGCATGCGTGGCGCCATAATCCATCCAGAAGCATGCAGATCGATGCTCGGCCTTTCGACTGGAAGCCACCATGCGTACGGGAACTTGACGTGAATTGCAGATTGAGCCACTGACCCTAAACCGTATACACAGGCGCCGGCGTCCGACGCCGCAACGGCAGAAATCATGGAGGAAGAATCCAAGACGAAAACTGTCAGAGGTCAGGGACGATACGTCAAATGCCTCAACAAGCCAAGACTTCTGGGGAAAAGGGATTTTCAGGTTAGGCTCGGCGAGCAAGCGAGATTTTCATTTGATGCTCCGCTATTTTTcgcagtgtacatacagcaaGACGTCACGGGTCTCGTCTCACTAGAATACCTACGCTGCGGAAGGAACGCTGGAGGCGCTCGGTTTTGTCTccagaaaagggagaaaaaaagtcCTTCTGCAGTCACTGAGTTAAGAAACCAATCGAAACGAAATGCGTAACACatgaggagacagcgacatcGAATCATTTCTTGATCCCTGCCGCATTGCCGCTATAGGCGAGTTTGAAATTGGCGGGATAGGTGACCCGCGGCAAAGACTCTGTCTGCGGCGGGAAAAGTCGGAGTGTGCCGTGCCGTAGCCACAACGAACTGCAAGCAGTCATTAGTGGTGGTCTACTTGTTTTCACGCAAGTTGGTTCTAGACGAAAAGGACTTCGGGCCCAAGagggacgaaaaggaaatgTGGCGCAGGAAGTGTGAGTTCCACACCGCAGCGACCTCCCTAGAAAGCGCATTGCCCAGCCACGATGGGGACCAGGCACACCTGGAAGCGGTCGACAGGGTATCATGGTAACGCTCCACCGCGCGACAACCAGCGCTCTTACCATTGTTCCCCTTACCCCTGGTGCACAGACTGATTGTTTGGTTAGAGTGTCAGAGGCAGGAGCAGTAAACTGTCAGATC from Neospora caninum Liverpool complete genome, chromosome XI encodes:
- a CDS encoding 26S proteasome regulatory subunit rpn1, related, with the translated sequence MANDEDKKLVTIQAAAKDPAQTGKEGKKEKDGDKKKKVDDELTEEDKKIKEDIELLVERLQDPEPGVVALALQTLSIQLKAATSSMTSVPKPLKFLRPHIPVLIDHYHRLAADDAIKPDFAMVLAVLCTTCGDGQRRSLHFCLEGGCKDIASWGFEFLRNLAGEVAAAYAEIHGEEKKAGAVEEDLLAESSAEQRESASTSADRPSGDKAQEAKDAEAKDAGEAKTAPSGKKTSMALQISMEVPLPTLAQLNQVVDLIVPYYMAHNAECDAIDLLSEVERIESVAAHVDGNNFPRVTLYLLAMANYAASLDEYSRFLTVAFTILFDQKQWFDAMRVALKLPNAATGENEKIKAVVEHCRADDPLMVKQLALLLGRQGVDFDFEDEQTQRLNSGEELSNFFLLLAKEMDVLEPKAPEDVYKTHLEDPASSRRGATGALDSAKQNLASTFVNAFVNAGSCKDKLMLADGGSWLYKNKDHGMISAAASLGAILLWNVDEGLSHLDKYQYSSDANIKAGALLGFGVLSSNVRHECDAAFALLKDHLEDSAEGGRSAPCQKVGAVVGLGCAHAGTKREDVMEAVTVVIVDSSLPVECSAFAAVSLGLVFVGSCNQEAAEAILTTLIDRSSVEKGLDSPLCCYFALGLGLLFLGAREACEPTLTALEALASAAPASEPQQLRACLLAAYAQRTVEGLAYAGSGDVLKAQKFLSVCSETRDKQYWSALLGPKTGEEGEGEKEEKDKATKETDAAAAQSRNPEGSAEDDDEEDGRKLDQAVAVMNLALLAFAEDVGAEMSLRMLDHLLQYADLPQRRAVPLALALHSPSRAKQGIIDTLSKLSHDVDAEVALNAIFAMGVVGAGTNNARIAGLLRSLASFYGRDGNALFVIRLAQGLLYMGKGLLTINPVHSDRFLVNNVALGCLCVIMHTCLHMRTTILGKYHYLLYYLFPAMQPRMLFTVAPMSQLPQAPSSSTEGASASPEETGGAAGTSGTPEAPEEAMGEEKEVDLSEEELRMACLSARVGEAVDIVGQVGRQPKTITAFQTHTTPVLLSYSERAELATDEYVPLAKVLEGVVIVKKNPDFKPAKTA